A DNA window from Streptomyces sp. 71268 contains the following coding sequences:
- a CDS encoding DinB family protein: protein MNVPTRLTDGSERQTLDYVLDHTRAELIDTVRDLSEAEVRQRRVSSLTTPIGLIKHAAFAERKWFQHILGGLPEAACDGSMVGEESFVASDGETLADVIAEFERASDRARTIAADIDLDATRHHPSCGTVTLRWIYLLMIQEFARHAGHNDILREQTLDSRDAADRQPR, encoded by the coding sequence ATGAACGTGCCCACCCGTCTCACCGACGGCTCCGAGCGTCAGACGCTCGACTACGTACTCGACCACACACGGGCCGAACTGATCGACACGGTCCGCGACCTCTCCGAAGCGGAGGTGCGCCAGCGCCGCGTCTCGTCCCTGACGACGCCGATCGGACTGATCAAGCACGCCGCGTTCGCGGAGCGGAAGTGGTTCCAGCACATCCTGGGCGGCTTGCCGGAAGCCGCGTGCGACGGATCGATGGTGGGCGAGGAGAGCTTCGTGGCCAGCGACGGTGAGACCCTCGCCGACGTGATCGCCGAGTTCGAGCGGGCCAGCGACCGCGCGCGAACCATCGCCGCGGACATCGACCTGGACGCCACCCGACACCACCCGTCCTGCGGCACCGTGACCCTGCGCTGGATCTACCTGCTCATGATCCAGGAGTTCGCCCGCCACGCCGGCCACAACGACATCCTGCGGGAACAGACCCTCGACAGCCGCGACGCCGCTGACCGCCAACCCCGTTAG
- a CDS encoding DUF397 domain-containing protein produces the protein MEFRNGVGADEIAGVDWVKSSASEGVGNCVEVAGLPDGGVAMRNSRDASGPALVFTAAEIRAFLAGAKEGEFDGLCG, from the coding sequence ATGGAATTCCGCAACGGCGTGGGCGCGGACGAGATCGCGGGCGTCGACTGGGTCAAGAGCAGCGCCAGCGAGGGCGTGGGCAACTGCGTCGAAGTTGCCGGGCTCCCCGACGGTGGCGTGGCGATGCGCAATTCGCGCGACGCCAGTGGGCCGGCGCTGGTTTTCACCGCCGCTGAGATCCGGGCCTTCCTGGCCGGCGCGAAGGAGGGGGAGTTTGACGGCCTCTGTGGCTGA
- a CDS encoding SMI1/KNR4 family protein yields the protein MTENKDWRPFLERWSREWAGAAAHEAADGELSDEDQEALRERWLGFPPASEERVRALEERLGHRLPPSYRTFLAVSDGWRHAGGFVYLLAGTDDARWHQDESGLSEFFPGELEDDPTPDDVLLAGMWERALQLDVVSDAMYVLLDPGDVGDDGEWAVYCYASWRAAPPKRYASFRAFMDEMYREFHRLRVSAADRAGVEFVNPTTRGLDASVEAARLDALAGRYERAEAALAEALAYGRPRAKELRDQIRRLLGETYMVDFGTLACDPVYAPEILPLLAAEHVDRGHDDAVWGYTPHGASDAVRELADEVLRRTREGKGGYRYTAAGELGRAVERAREQARWGETDAAWRTLRAALPVWRPLGPDHLAPVGLCVDPLLGPVLTPERGRELLATPRASQAGEVPVPAAGSDPSGLAWLVDEGPGGLLASYRFVLVESVGPVDLPGRLGATDAGDLGEPTPLGRARGQRRADVTWEDEAVVAVGSAGPDWSFALEARPLSEFAEHRFASPGTAASRGTRAVTVWSDPVRARRRGLFHLSVAEDGAERYAFTVRDGEVTSHGPVPDAFDPGRLFPSDDPHAERLGERRALEALAAEFGVRLPRAALTGGRLHTFRTRPWNRPPAPGETQMYVTVRFTSDQP from the coding sequence ATGACGGAGAACAAGGACTGGCGGCCGTTCCTGGAGCGCTGGAGCCGGGAGTGGGCGGGGGCCGCGGCGCACGAGGCGGCGGACGGCGAGCTTTCGGACGAGGACCAGGAGGCCCTGCGGGAGCGCTGGTTGGGGTTCCCGCCCGCCTCCGAGGAGCGCGTCCGCGCCCTGGAGGAGCGGCTGGGCCATCGCCTGCCGCCCTCGTACCGGACGTTCCTGGCGGTGAGCGACGGCTGGCGGCACGCGGGTGGGTTCGTCTATCTGCTCGCCGGCACCGACGACGCCCGGTGGCACCAGGACGAGTCGGGGTTGTCGGAGTTCTTCCCCGGCGAGTTGGAGGACGACCCGACACCCGATGACGTGCTGCTGGCCGGGATGTGGGAGCGGGCCCTGCAACTGGACGTGGTCTCGGACGCCATGTACGTCCTGCTGGACCCGGGTGACGTGGGCGACGACGGCGAGTGGGCCGTGTACTGCTACGCCTCGTGGCGTGCCGCTCCACCGAAGCGGTACGCGTCGTTCCGCGCGTTCATGGACGAGATGTACCGCGAGTTCCACCGTCTGCGGGTCAGCGCGGCGGACCGGGCCGGAGTGGAGTTCGTCAACCCGACGACGCGCGGGCTCGACGCGTCCGTCGAGGCGGCCCGGTTGGACGCGTTGGCCGGGCGGTACGAACGGGCCGAGGCGGCGCTGGCGGAGGCGCTGGCGTACGGCAGGCCACGGGCGAAGGAGCTACGCGACCAGATACGCCGGCTGCTCGGGGAGACCTACATGGTCGACTTCGGCACGCTCGCGTGCGATCCGGTGTACGCGCCGGAGATCCTTCCCCTGCTGGCGGCCGAGCACGTGGACCGTGGCCACGACGACGCCGTGTGGGGCTACACACCGCACGGCGCTTCGGACGCGGTACGCGAGCTGGCTGACGAGGTCCTGCGGCGCACGCGGGAGGGCAAGGGCGGCTACCGCTACACCGCCGCGGGTGAGTTAGGGCGCGCCGTCGAACGGGCGCGGGAGCAGGCGCGCTGGGGTGAGACGGACGCGGCGTGGCGGACGCTGCGCGCCGCGCTGCCGGTGTGGCGTCCGCTGGGTCCCGACCACCTCGCACCGGTCGGCCTCTGTGTCGATCCTCTCCTCGGCCCTGTCCTCACCCCGGAGCGGGGCCGCGAGTTGCTGGCCACCCCACGGGCCAGTCAGGCGGGCGAGGTTCCGGTCCCGGCGGCGGGCTCGGACCCGTCGGGCCTGGCCTGGCTGGTGGACGAGGGCCCGGGTGGGTTGCTGGCCTCGTACCGCTTCGTGCTCGTGGAGTCGGTGGGGCCGGTCGACCTCCCGGGCCGCCTCGGCGCTACCGACGCCGGCGATCTGGGCGAGCCGACGCCCCTGGGGCGCGCGCGAGGCCAGCGCCGGGCCGACGTGACGTGGGAGGACGAGGCCGTGGTCGCCGTCGGCTCGGCCGGTCCCGACTGGAGCTTCGCGTTGGAGGCGCGGCCCCTCAGCGAATTCGCGGAGCACCGGTTCGCCTCCCCCGGCACCGCCGCGTCCCGGGGTACCCGCGCGGTGACCGTGTGGAGCGACCCGGTCCGGGCCCGCCGCCGCGGCCTGTTCCACCTCTCCGTGGCCGAGGACGGAGCGGAGCGGTACGCGTTCACCGTGCGGGATGGCGAGGTCACCAGCCACGGGCCCGTGCCGGACGCGTTCGACCCCGGTCGGCTCTTCCCGTCGGACGACCCGCACGCCGAGCGGCTGGGCGAGCGCCGCGCCCTGGAGGCGCTGGCGGCCGAGTTCGGCGTGCGGCTGCCGCGCGCCGCCCTCACCGGCGGGCGCCTGCACACCTTCCGTACCCGGCCGTGGAACCGGCCGCCGGCTCCCGGCGAGACACAGATGTACGTGACCGTCCGTTTCACCTCTGACCAGCCGTGA
- a CDS encoding YciI family protein produces MEFFCYHRDRPGSLSLRMDLLEEHWSYMDRYAKEMIARGPTFADDGETPTGSVHVVDLPNPAAARAFAFDEPGYQAGVYQDVLLRRWQNLLGRTMWDFPGGLAGGDRYLVLGLGTGQPTAPSALPDTDDLIAYGPLLSDDGATWLGTAALVQAPDPDTARATLAPDHHDHVEVHDWQCGGRR; encoded by the coding sequence ATGGAGTTCTTCTGCTACCACCGCGACCGGCCCGGTTCCCTGTCACTGCGCATGGACCTGCTGGAAGAGCACTGGTCGTACATGGACCGGTACGCGAAGGAGATGATCGCGCGTGGCCCGACCTTCGCCGACGACGGTGAGACGCCCACCGGCAGCGTGCACGTAGTCGACCTGCCGAACCCGGCCGCCGCCCGCGCGTTCGCCTTCGACGAGCCCGGCTACCAGGCCGGCGTGTACCAGGACGTGCTGCTACGCCGCTGGCAGAACCTCCTGGGCCGCACCATGTGGGACTTCCCCGGCGGCCTGGCCGGCGGCGACCGGTACCTGGTGCTCGGCCTCGGCACCGGACAGCCCACCGCCCCCAGCGCCCTCCCGGACACCGACGACCTGATCGCCTACGGGCCACTGCTCTCCGACGACGGCGCCACCTGGCTGGGTACGGCGGCGCTGGTCCAGGCGCCGGACCCGGACACCGCGCGCGCCACCCTCGCCCCGGACCACCACGACCACGTCGAGGTCCACGACTGGCAGTGCGGCGGCAGGCGCTGA
- a CDS encoding GntR family transcriptional regulator, producing MSGLSALPALSSASLASRRETVADVLREAITVGQLTAGQKLTEAGVAAQLGTSRAPVREALRQLEQEGLVISYPYRGTEVLGVSQEEIENVLVPVRVSLEKFAFRKAMPLLTDADYAHLDSLVRNMAAAADAADAATLADEDIRFHEAVVTLSGQQHCLQIWRSIQPRVRSYFRRDASRYADATVVAEQHRELVDALRAGDERALDRAVTAHITTHLGATKDPAE from the coding sequence ATGTCCGGTCTCTCCGCGCTGCCCGCGCTCTCCTCCGCCTCCCTCGCCTCACGCCGCGAAACCGTCGCCGACGTGCTGCGCGAGGCCATCACCGTGGGCCAGCTCACCGCGGGCCAGAAGCTCACCGAGGCCGGGGTCGCCGCGCAGCTGGGCACCAGCAGGGCGCCGGTTCGCGAGGCGCTGCGCCAGTTGGAGCAGGAGGGGTTGGTGATCTCCTACCCGTACCGGGGCACGGAGGTGCTGGGCGTCTCCCAGGAGGAGATCGAGAACGTTCTCGTCCCGGTCCGCGTCTCCCTGGAGAAGTTCGCCTTCCGCAAGGCGATGCCCCTGCTGACCGACGCGGACTACGCCCACCTCGACTCGCTCGTCCGCAACATGGCGGCGGCGGCCGACGCGGCGGACGCCGCGACGCTCGCCGACGAGGACATCCGCTTCCACGAGGCGGTCGTGACGCTGTCCGGGCAGCAGCACTGTCTACAGATCTGGCGGTCGATCCAGCCACGCGTGCGCTCCTACTTCCGGCGCGACGCGAGCCGCTACGCGGACGCGACCGTGGTCGCCGAGCAACACCGCGAACTCGTCGACGCCCTGCGCGCCGGCGACGAGCGGGCACTGGACCGCGCCGTCACCGCGCACATCACCACCCACCTCGGAGCCACCAAGGACCCCGCTGAATGA
- a CDS encoding SAM-dependent methyltransferase: protein MRDGAKPDFRTIDTATPSVARMYDWLLGGIDHYEADRVACADLLEIVPDSRALALNNRDFLRRVVGYLAEEHGIRQFIDHGSGLPTMDNVHEVAQRVDPGCRVVYIDSDPIVLAHGRSKLDRNDRTAVLSADMRDVESTFAHPDVKRLIRPDEPTAALFVSVLHCVKDHEVLPLLDQVKQRLVPGSLFVICQLVSDRADVRDRVTDLMREATHDTWGRVRTREDVVSYFEHLGLDVVEPGLMNVTGWRAVSDVVPRQRTQDWEEWGGVGIVR from the coding sequence ATGCGCGACGGGGCGAAACCCGATTTCCGCACCATCGACACGGCCACCCCCAGCGTGGCCCGGATGTACGACTGGTTGCTCGGTGGCATCGACCACTACGAGGCCGACCGGGTGGCCTGCGCGGACCTGTTGGAGATCGTTCCCGACTCGCGGGCGCTGGCGCTCAACAACCGGGACTTCCTCCGGCGCGTGGTGGGGTACCTCGCCGAGGAGCACGGCATACGGCAGTTCATCGACCACGGGTCCGGGCTGCCCACCATGGACAACGTCCACGAGGTCGCCCAGCGCGTCGACCCGGGCTGCCGGGTCGTCTACATCGACAGCGACCCCATCGTGCTCGCGCACGGCAGGTCCAAGCTCGACCGCAACGACCGGACGGCCGTCCTGAGCGCCGACATGCGGGACGTCGAGTCCACCTTCGCCCACCCCGACGTCAAGCGGTTGATCCGACCCGACGAGCCGACGGCGGCGCTGTTCGTGTCGGTGCTGCACTGCGTCAAGGACCACGAGGTGCTGCCGCTGCTCGACCAGGTCAAGCAGCGGCTGGTGCCGGGTTCCCTCTTCGTCATCTGCCAGTTGGTGAGCGACCGCGCCGACGTCCGTGACCGGGTCACCGACCTGATGCGGGAGGCCACCCACGACACCTGGGGCCGGGTACGCACCAGGGAGGACGTCGTCTCCTACTTCGAGCACCTGGGGTTGGACGTCGTGGAGCCCGGCCTGATGAACGTCACCGGGTGGCGCGCGGTGTCCGACGTCGTACCCCGTCAGCGCACACAGGACTGGGAGGAGTGGGGCGGCGTCGGCATCGTGCGCTGA
- a CDS encoding AzlD domain-containing protein codes for MPYSPTVLVALLALAAGTFVFRFTGPVLRSRLTFPPRAEHLLNTSAMVLLGSLVVTATLATGQHIGGVARPVGVAVGGVLAYRKVPFLVVVIAAAAVTAALRLLSVP; via the coding sequence GTGCCCTACTCCCCCACGGTGCTGGTGGCGCTCCTGGCCCTGGCCGCCGGCACGTTCGTCTTCCGCTTCACCGGGCCGGTGTTGCGCTCCCGCCTCACGTTCCCGCCACGGGCCGAGCACCTGCTGAACACGTCGGCGATGGTGTTGCTGGGTTCGCTCGTGGTGACCGCCACGCTGGCGACCGGCCAGCACATCGGCGGGGTCGCCCGGCCGGTGGGCGTGGCGGTGGGCGGCGTGCTGGCCTACCGGAAAGTCCCCTTCCTGGTGGTGGTGATCGCCGCCGCGGCCGTCACGGCGGCGCTGCGCCTGCTGTCCGTGCCGTGA
- a CDS encoding AzlC family ABC transporter permease, which translates to MRSIWGTLDRDLLRGIVLTCLAVGAIGVSYGAICVAEGLPLWFPAVAAVLVLAASSEFLFVGMIAAGGSPVAATLVALLANARHLPYGLAIPPQVIQPGWRRVVASHLMNDESVVLALAQPDVPRQRGAYWVCGLGMLICWPAGAMLGALAGDVVHDTEALGLDAMFPAVILALMLPALRERAMRGAVLAGAAIALATTPFLPAGLPVLLALFAVFLNPAPKGRQEAL; encoded by the coding sequence ATGCGATCGATTTGGGGAACCCTCGATCGGGACCTCCTGCGCGGAATCGTGTTGACCTGCCTCGCGGTGGGCGCCATCGGCGTCTCCTACGGCGCGATCTGCGTCGCCGAGGGCCTCCCCCTGTGGTTTCCGGCCGTCGCCGCCGTGTTGGTGCTCGCCGCGTCGTCGGAGTTCCTGTTCGTCGGGATGATCGCGGCGGGCGGCAGCCCCGTGGCCGCGACCCTGGTCGCGTTGCTGGCCAACGCCAGACACCTGCCGTACGGGCTGGCGATCCCGCCCCAGGTGATCCAGCCCGGCTGGCGGCGGGTGGTGGCCTCACACCTGATGAACGACGAGAGCGTGGTGCTGGCCCTGGCCCAGCCCGACGTTCCCCGCCAGCGCGGCGCCTACTGGGTGTGCGGTCTCGGCATGCTGATCTGCTGGCCGGCCGGGGCGATGCTCGGGGCACTGGCCGGGGACGTCGTCCACGACACCGAGGCGCTCGGGCTCGACGCGATGTTCCCCGCGGTCATCCTGGCCCTGATGCTGCCGGCCCTGCGCGAACGCGCGATGCGCGGGGCGGTGCTGGCCGGGGCGGCGATCGCGCTGGCCACGACGCCCTTCCTGCCGGCCGGCCTGCCCGTGCTGCTGGCCCTGTTCGCCGTGTTCCTCAACCCCGCCCCCAAGGGGCGCCAGGAGGCGCTGTAG
- a CDS encoding XRE family transcriptional regulator has product MATIAPALRQERRRAGLSLSEVARRAGLSKSTLSLLESGTGNPSLETLWSICVTLGIPFSRLLDLPTPRVRVVRAGQGPVFAAEHADYQATLLAIGPPGARRDIYTITAEPGSQRTSSPHTPGVVEHVVLSTGRALVGVAAEPVELHPGDYIAYPADVPHVFRALEPGTTAVLVSENV; this is encoded by the coding sequence ATGGCGACCATCGCCCCGGCCCTGCGTCAGGAGCGTCGCCGCGCCGGCCTCTCGCTCAGCGAGGTGGCCCGCCGCGCCGGGCTGTCCAAGTCCACGCTCTCCCTCCTTGAGTCCGGCACCGGCAACCCCAGCCTGGAGACGCTGTGGTCCATCTGCGTCACGCTCGGCATCCCCTTCTCCCGGCTGCTCGACCTGCCCACGCCCCGGGTACGGGTGGTCCGCGCCGGGCAGGGCCCGGTCTTCGCCGCCGAACACGCCGACTACCAGGCCACGTTGCTGGCGATCGGCCCGCCGGGAGCCCGCCGGGACATCTACACCATCACCGCCGAACCCGGCAGCCAGCGCACCTCCAGTCCGCACACGCCCGGCGTGGTCGAGCACGTGGTGCTCAGCACCGGCCGGGCGCTCGTCGGCGTGGCCGCGGAGCCCGTCGAACTACACCCAGGGGACTACATCGCGTACCCCGCCGATGTCCCGCACGTCTTCCGCGCGCTGGAGCCCGGCACCACCGCGGTGCTGGTCTCTGAGAACGTCTGA
- a CDS encoding helix-turn-helix transcriptional regulator, producing the protein MSAESPRDPLPVAPVTPLRQPAAAGGPDRLLGAALRQLRQERGMTLEEVAAAQEISASVTKLSRLERGHSPVKERDLRDLLRHYRASSREQEHLAGLFRDIHEAHGRATISDLTPTWLERLILVEENARSITTFERNVVPGLLQTPAYARVLVRSELEAEKAAHDEVTVNWHVRQRRWRWEAFEQRAEGDLEVIIGEAALCQVVGDYAIMHEQMERLREVAGGPRVILRVHPFVGGSLLAPRQPVTHLVYDDGGPRELVYFETIVKAVYLTSQAHVERTRERLLHARGGALTRRQSQKLLDDYVEKYARLRGGSGETTP; encoded by the coding sequence GTGTCCGCCGAATCACCTCGTGATCCGCTGCCCGTAGCTCCCGTCACCCCGTTGCGACAGCCTGCCGCGGCCGGGGGCCCTGACCGGCTGCTCGGCGCCGCGCTGCGGCAGCTACGGCAGGAGCGGGGGATGACGCTGGAGGAGGTCGCGGCCGCCCAGGAGATCAGCGCGTCCGTGACCAAGCTCAGCAGGTTGGAGCGGGGTCACTCACCGGTCAAGGAGCGGGACCTGCGGGACTTGCTGCGGCACTATCGCGCTTCCTCCCGGGAGCAGGAGCACCTCGCGGGGTTGTTCCGGGACATCCACGAGGCGCACGGCCGGGCCACGATCAGCGACCTCACCCCGACGTGGCTGGAGCGGCTCATCCTGGTGGAGGAGAACGCCCGCTCCATCACGACCTTCGAGCGCAACGTCGTCCCCGGCCTGCTCCAAACCCCCGCGTACGCGCGGGTCCTGGTCCGTAGCGAGCTTGAGGCGGAGAAGGCCGCCCACGACGAGGTGACCGTCAACTGGCACGTTCGGCAACGCCGGTGGCGCTGGGAGGCGTTCGAGCAGCGCGCCGAGGGCGACCTCGAGGTCATCATCGGGGAGGCGGCGCTGTGCCAGGTCGTCGGCGACTACGCGATCATGCACGAGCAGATGGAGCGCCTGCGCGAGGTGGCCGGCGGGCCCCGGGTCATCCTCCGGGTCCACCCGTTCGTCGGTGGCAGCCTGCTGGCGCCCCGCCAGCCGGTCACGCACCTGGTGTACGACGACGGCGGCCCCAGGGAACTGGTGTACTTCGAGACCATCGTCAAGGCCGTGTACCTCACCTCGCAGGCGCACGTGGAGCGGACGCGGGAGCGGCTGCTGCACGCGCGAGGCGGAGCGCTCACCCGTCGACAGAGCCAGAAGCTGCTGGACGACTACGTCGAGAAGTACGCACGCCTGCGGGGCGGGAGCGGCGAGACCACGCCGTAG
- a CDS encoding mandelate racemase/muconate lactonizing enzyme family protein: MRITRVETCGLRGATPEGGWSNELRPDDVVHTLVAVHTDAGLTGVGSAFTTEDLVRGAIDLLLPHLVGQDPIEVERITETLHQTTFWMGRGGSLTHATSAVDIALWDIAGQALGQPVGRLLGGRHRTRVRPYASVLMDEAGPMTDTLVALVEQGFTAFKIGWWKFGRVDAVTDERTVAAARAAIGDRLLAVDAGGSEAFFPGGLAWAKRTARMLADHDVAWFEEALAPDDLDGFAELRAGSPVPISGGEVLTRRQSFAPYLQRRAFDIVQPDTTKGGGLSESRRIGWQAQDLGIRLIPHGWNTAIGLAADLHLSAALASTDLVEYKTGSAYVDELVAGGWRLDADGYLDIPAGPGLGVTLDPEAVAKYGTRPAFADPTA; encoded by the coding sequence ATGAGAATCACCAGGGTCGAGACATGCGGCCTGCGCGGGGCGACCCCCGAGGGCGGTTGGTCCAACGAACTGCGCCCGGACGACGTCGTGCACACGCTCGTCGCCGTCCACACCGACGCGGGCCTCACGGGCGTCGGGAGCGCCTTCACCACCGAGGACCTCGTCCGGGGCGCCATCGACCTGTTGCTCCCGCACCTCGTCGGCCAGGACCCGATCGAGGTCGAGCGCATCACCGAGACGCTGCACCAGACCACGTTCTGGATGGGCCGGGGCGGCTCGCTCACGCACGCGACGAGCGCCGTCGACATCGCGCTGTGGGACATCGCCGGCCAGGCGCTCGGCCAGCCGGTCGGCCGACTGCTCGGCGGGCGCCACCGCACCCGGGTGCGCCCCTACGCCTCGGTGCTCATGGACGAGGCCGGGCCGATGACGGACACCCTGGTCGCACTCGTCGAGCAGGGGTTCACCGCCTTCAAGATCGGCTGGTGGAAGTTCGGCCGGGTGGACGCCGTCACCGACGAGCGCACCGTCGCCGCCGCCCGCGCCGCGATCGGCGACCGGCTCCTCGCGGTCGACGCCGGCGGCTCCGAGGCCTTCTTCCCCGGCGGCCTGGCATGGGCGAAGCGCACCGCGCGCATGCTCGCCGACCACGACGTCGCCTGGTTCGAGGAAGCCCTCGCGCCGGACGACCTCGACGGCTTCGCCGAGCTGCGGGCCGGTTCGCCCGTCCCGATCAGCGGCGGCGAGGTCCTCACCCGCAGGCAGAGCTTCGCCCCCTACCTCCAGCGGCGCGCCTTCGACATCGTCCAGCCCGACACCACGAAGGGGGGCGGCCTGAGCGAGTCACGCCGGATCGGCTGGCAGGCCCAGGACCTGGGTATCCGACTGATCCCGCACGGCTGGAACACCGCCATCGGCCTCGCCGCCGACCTGCACCTCTCCGCCGCGCTCGCGTCCACCGACCTCGTCGAGTACAAGACCGGTTCGGCCTACGTGGACGAACTCGTCGCCGGGGGCTGGCGACTCGACGCCGACGGCTACCTCGACATCCCCGCCGGCCCCGGCCTCGGCGTGACCCTCGACCCCGAGGCGGTCGCGAAGTACGGCACGCGGCCCGCGTTCGCCGACCCCACGGCGTGA
- a CDS encoding SDR family NAD(P)-dependent oxidoreductase — MTRTILITGGGSGIGRATALDAARRGWAVGVLDRDGERAARAAAEARRVGAPGAWSAATDVTDERSLADAFDAAGTALGPVDGVIASAGVEINEPLSRMSLDTWRRVLDVNLTGTFLTVRTAARALREAGRPGSLVCMSSPAAFVGFAGGSNSAYAASKGGVSAFVRAAAIDLAPHGIRVNAVVPGATDTPMLYFGLDGAELAAERARLSEAAARQIPLGRMADPAEVARAATWLLSDDASYVTGSHLVCDGGLMAKSANDF; from the coding sequence ATGACCAGGACCATCCTGATCACCGGCGGCGGCAGCGGCATCGGTCGCGCCACCGCCCTGGACGCGGCCCGCCGGGGCTGGGCCGTCGGCGTTCTCGACCGGGACGGCGAGCGCGCCGCGCGGGCGGCGGCCGAGGCCCGGCGCGTCGGCGCCCCCGGGGCCTGGTCAGCCGCGACGGACGTCACCGACGAGCGGAGCCTCGCCGACGCGTTCGACGCGGCGGGCACCGCGTTGGGCCCGGTGGACGGGGTGATCGCGAGCGCCGGCGTCGAGATCAACGAGCCCCTGTCCCGCATGTCCCTGGACACCTGGCGCCGCGTGCTCGACGTGAACCTCACCGGCACCTTCCTGACCGTACGCACGGCCGCGCGGGCCCTGCGGGAGGCCGGGCGGCCGGGCTCGCTGGTGTGTATGTCGTCCCCCGCCGCCTTCGTCGGCTTCGCGGGCGGCTCGAACAGCGCGTACGCGGCGTCCAAGGGCGGGGTCTCCGCGTTCGTACGGGCCGCCGCCATCGACCTCGCCCCGCACGGCATCCGCGTCAACGCCGTCGTGCCCGGCGCCACCGACACGCCCATGCTCTACTTCGGCCTCGACGGCGCCGAGTTGGCAGCCGAACGCGCGCGCCTGAGCGAGGCCGCGGCGCGCCAGATCCCGCTCGGCCGGATGGCCGACCCCGCCGAGGTCGCCCGCGCCGCCACCTGGCTGCTCTCCGACGACGCCTCGTACGTCACGGGCAGCCACCTGGTGTGCGACGGCGGCCTCATGGCCAAGAGCGCCAACGACTTCTGA